AGTATCAAATCATTTACACTGTCTGCTTCTAAATAACCTTTAAGCTCTTCGTTCGTTATCGCTTGAATCCGCCTGAGGTTTTCACTCCTAGTCTGAACCTGCATTTCTACTGAATTTTTTAACTCTGTAGATTCAGTCTTTAATCTCTCTTCGACCATCTTATAAATCTGTGTATGGAACAAGCGCTGTAAAATAACTTCTTTATCCTTACTATCAGACGTTAACAGCTTCCTGAATTCCCCTTGTGGAATCATTAAAATTTGGCGGAACTGATTGCTGTCAATCAGCATAATCTCTTTAATTTTTTCCTCCACATCATTAATTTTGGCAGCTAGTAATTTCTTTTCCCCGTTCTCATCCCAGCTGTATAATTCCGCTTTTGCTGGTAAGGTGGTGAATCCTTCGCCCTTTTCCTTTTTTTTAGGCTGCTGCGGAAGGCGGGTAATGGAATAAACTTTGTTTCGGATAGCGAAGTCAAGTGAGACCTCTGTTACCAAATCTGCTTTAGCAAATTGGCTTCTGAGTTCCGGCCCATTACGGTCCTCACCACTTGCTTTCCCATAGATCGCATAACTAATTGCGTCAAAAATCGTTGTTTTACCCGACCCTGTCTTCCCAGAGATCACAAACATGGTGCGATTACCAAGCTCTGTGAAATCAATTGTTTCGACATCAGCGTATGGACCAAATGCCTGCATGGTTAATTTTAATGGTCTCACTTCACTGCCTCCTCTCGTAAAACTTTTTCAATCACGTCTGCCATTACTTCCTTTTTATCAGCTGAAAATTCAGCTGTTGTCATTTCTGTATAAAATTGCTCAAATAATTCGAGCTCAGATTTTTTCTCACTTCGTGTGATAGTAAATGACTGCTTTTTCTTCATATCCGTTATATCTATTTTCCGTTCAAGATGTAAGACGTTTGGATATACTTGACGTAATTTATTGATTGGGTCAAGAAGTGCCCCTTCATCTAGTAAGGTGATTTTCAAATAATCATGCAAACGTTGTTTTTCATAAAAGAAAGGATCTAATAATTCCTCAAGATGTCCTTCAAGTTCACGCATGTCATGTGTTGGATTCAACGAGCGGTATCGATGAGAAAAGTTTCCTTTTTCGTCCATCTCGATAATAGAAATGGATTTATTTTGTTTCGCTTCTGAAAACGAATATTTTAATAGAGAGCCTGAATATTTAACCTTGTCATGTTTGATGGCGTCAGGGCTGTGGAGATGACCAAGAGCTGTGTAGGAAAAAGGTTCGAATAGCTCAGCACCTACACACCCAGAACCTCCAACGGATAGAACACGCTCCGAGTCTGATGTCTGTCCCCCAAGCACGAAAGCATGCCCTACTAAGACATTTGGTTCATTAGGATTCAAGTGTGCCTCCATTTTTCCAATCAATGCCTTCATCGCGTCCTGGTGGGAATGAATGGAATCATCCTCAAGCAGCTGACGTACCACCCCGGGTTCTGCAAACGGAACTAAGTAGAAATTAACGCCGTTTACCTGTACGGGTTTAAAACTATTTGTTAGCTTACCAGATAAGTAGAAATGGCTGTGCTTATACCATGAGCTGCCAAATGACAATCTTTCAGCACTGTCATGGTTTCCAGCAATCGCAACCACTGGGGTCTTCAGCTCTACGTTAATTTTAAATAGTATTTCATCTAATAGATCAACGGCATCGGTTGGCGGTACGGAACGGTCATATAAATCACCGGCAATGACAACGGCATCCGGCTTTTCTTCGGCAACAATTTCTACAAATTGATTTAGTGCTTCCCTCTGGTTCTCTGTCATGTACACACCATGCACTAACTTTCCTAAGTGCCAGTCAGCTGTATGGATAAATTTCATATATTGTCA
This genomic stretch from Neobacillus niacini harbors:
- a CDS encoding exonuclease SbcCD subunit D gives rise to the protein MKFIHTADWHLGKLVHGVYMTENQREALNQFVEIVAEEKPDAVVIAGDLYDRSVPPTDAVDLLDEILFKINVELKTPVVAIAGNHDSAERLSFGSSWYKHSHFYLSGKLTNSFKPVQVNGVNFYLVPFAEPGVVRQLLEDDSIHSHQDAMKALIGKMEAHLNPNEPNVLVGHAFVLGGQTSDSERVLSVGGSGCVGAELFEPFSYTALGHLHSPDAIKHDKVKYSGSLLKYSFSEAKQNKSISIIEMDEKGNFSHRYRSLNPTHDMRELEGHLEELLDPFFYEKQRLHDYLKITLLDEGALLDPINKLRQVYPNVLHLERKIDITDMKKKQSFTITRSEKKSELELFEQFYTEMTTAEFSADKKEVMADVIEKVLREEAVK